The following is a genomic window from Bdellovibrionota bacterium.
TGGCGACCATCGCCCCGAGAGCGGCGCTGAGGGCCCCGCATAAAGCGGCCACGCTGCCGCCTCCAGGGGCGGGCGAATCGGAAGAAACCTCGTCGATAAACGCGCGAGTGGTCAGTTCCATGAGCGACTCCTTTCCGGCGGAAATTTTGTACTCAATCACTTTTTGGCGGACGTCGAAGGGGGACAATTCGGAGAGACCGAGCGATCGAATCGCAATGTGCGCGAGTTCGCTTTCAGGCAAGCCTGGCGACTTCCCCTGCTTGTCCAAATAATATCGACCGGCCATTAAAAGTGCTTCCTTGGGTATGAGGCCGACCAGTTCACTTCCGGTGACGCGCAAACCCAGTTTTTTAGCCTCTTCGCGGCATGTTTCGAAAGCGATATGCGGCGGCGTAACGTGATAATCGAGGAGATTGATCGAGACCTGCGCACAGCCGTATTCCGCGATCGTCCAACCGACGGCTCGTACGCCCGGCAGAAGTCCCGGAACGTGAATTTTTTCTCCGTTCGTCTTTTGCGTTCGGCCGGTTTCGCGAATTCGAAGAGCAATTTCATGTGCGAGCTTTTTGTCCCGTGTATTGAGATTCACGTTGTAGGCAATTAAAAACTCCCGAGCGCCCACGGCTGTCGCTCCGCTCCGGGCTTTAAATTCGGCCGGTCCGAAATCGGGGCTCCATTCCGGGTCGGCCAGTTTCTTCTCGAGCCCTTCGTATTCTCCCTCGCGGATGTTTGCGAGTGACCTTCGGTTCGGTTTCGAAGCGGCTTTCTCGTACAAATAGACGGGAATTTTGAGTTCCCGACCAACGCGCTCCCCTACCTTCCGCGCGATCTCGACACATTCCTCCATCGTCACGTTGGACACCGGCACAAAGGGACAGACGTCCGTGGCGCCCATACGGGGATGCTCGCCCCGATGTTTTCGCATATCGATGAGATCTGCGGCCCGCTGAATGGCTCGGAAAGCCGCTTCGGCGACGGAATTTGGCGGACCAACGAACGTGAATACCGCGCGATTCGTCGCCTTACCGGGATCCACGTCCAGAAGGACGACGTCCGGAACCATGGAAATTTCAGCGGAAATCGCGTTTAAAACCGACGAATCCCCTCCTTCGCTGAAATTCGGGACACATTCGACGATCTTTTTCATTCCCTCTTTCTGGTTGCGAATGTTTGCTCGGGTTCGTTCATTCGTTTCGATTCTTAAGAACCTCCCCCACAATATGATTCAGCTGGGGAAGAATCAGTTGATTTAAGGCCAAA
Proteins encoded in this region:
- the ftcD gene encoding glutamate formimidoyltransferase; translated protein: MKKIVECVPNFSEGGDSSVLNAISAEISMVPDVVLLDVDPGKATNRAVFTFVGPPNSVAEAAFRAIQRAADLIDMRKHRGEHPRMGATDVCPFVPVSNVTMEECVEIARKVGERVGRELKIPVYLYEKAASKPNRRSLANIREGEYEGLEKKLADPEWSPDFGPAEFKARSGATAVGAREFLIAYNVNLNTRDKKLAHEIALRIRETGRTQKTNGEKIHVPGLLPGVRAVGWTIAEYGCAQVSINLLDYHVTPPHIAFETCREEAKKLGLRVTGSELVGLIPKEALLMAGRYYLDKQGKSPGLPESELAHIAIRSLGLSELSPFDVRQKVIEYKISAGKESLMELTTRAFIDEVSSDSPAPGGGSVAALCGALSAALGAMVANLTVGKKGLESNWNAMKSSAVMGQELKEWFMDAVDEDAAAFNRVMEAFRKPGKSPEEKKIKEQQVGQATKEATEVPLRVLEHSLRVLGVVAEVAQKGNPNSLSDAGVAALCARTCAEGAYLNVLINLSSLKDAAWVDTTRRKATSLRSEVVEKSTRIVSDIERRIL